A stretch of Sphingobium yanoikuyae DNA encodes these proteins:
- a CDS encoding ZIP family metal transporter produces the protein MQALLYTLAPVLAVVLGAIVASRTKLKPGLVAGLQHLAAGVVFAAAATEILPQVKHEASPSATLIGGAAGVATMLGLKALEARFKGPMALLAAIGIDILVDGLVLGLAFVAGEKAGLLLTIALTLEVLFLGLTLTDELAETYRSRLRIIVIVSALALLLPIGALAAVPVAALSPVMIAGFLSFGLMALLYLVTEELLVEAHEKPDTPLISSMFFVGFLALLTLEEMMG, from the coding sequence ATGCAGGCACTGCTCTATACGCTTGCGCCTGTGCTGGCGGTCGTGCTCGGCGCGATTGTCGCGAGCCGCACCAAGTTGAAACCTGGCCTCGTGGCGGGCCTACAGCATCTCGCTGCCGGCGTCGTGTTCGCGGCGGCAGCGACCGAAATCCTGCCGCAGGTCAAGCATGAGGCATCGCCCAGCGCGACGTTGATCGGCGGGGCGGCGGGCGTCGCGACCATGCTGGGGCTCAAGGCTCTTGAGGCCCGCTTCAAGGGGCCGATGGCGCTACTCGCCGCGATCGGCATCGACATTCTGGTCGACGGCCTGGTGCTCGGCCTCGCTTTCGTGGCGGGCGAGAAGGCAGGTCTCCTGCTGACGATCGCGCTCACTCTGGAAGTGTTATTTCTGGGACTGACGCTGACCGACGAGCTGGCGGAAACCTATCGCTCGCGCTTGCGCATCATCGTGATCGTCTCGGCATTGGCCCTGCTGCTGCCGATCGGCGCGCTCGCTGCCGTGCCGGTCGCCGCGCTGTCGCCGGTGATGATCGCCGGCTTCCTCAGCTTCGGGCTGATGGCGCTGCTCTACCTCGTCACGGAGGAGTTGCTGGTCGAGGCGCACGAGAAACCCGACACCCCGCTCATCAGCTCGATGTTTTTCGTCGGCTTCCTGGCCCTGCTGACACTTGAGGAGATGATGGGATGA
- a CDS encoding HAD-IIB family hydrolase produces MKWLIAFDLDGTLAESKRPLSEDMAAILARLLAITDVAVISGGDWPQFEKQIASRLPAGVALDRLWLMPTTGTKLYRFINGAWRAVYAELFDDAEKAKIRTAFDQALTDAGLADERIWGERIEDRGSQITFSGLGQAAPLKEKEAWDPDRKKRTALQATLRAKLPELSINLGGTTSIDVTRAGIDKGYGLKRLSAESGVPLDGMLFIGDAIFPGGNDYPAAEIGLDTVRVRDVAETTAVVTAIIACLHR; encoded by the coding sequence ATGAAGTGGCTGATCGCCTTCGACCTCGACGGCACGCTTGCCGAGAGCAAGCGGCCGTTATCGGAGGATATGGCCGCAATCCTCGCCCGATTGCTCGCCATCACGGATGTGGCGGTGATCTCGGGCGGGGACTGGCCGCAGTTCGAAAAGCAGATCGCCTCGCGCCTTCCTGCCGGCGTCGCGCTCGACCGTCTCTGGTTGATGCCGACCACAGGCACGAAACTCTATCGGTTCATCAATGGCGCTTGGCGCGCGGTCTATGCCGAACTGTTCGACGACGCGGAGAAGGCGAAGATCCGCACGGCCTTCGATCAGGCGCTGACCGATGCCGGTCTCGCCGACGAACGTATCTGGGGCGAACGGATCGAGGACCGGGGCAGCCAGATCACCTTTTCGGGCCTGGGGCAGGCAGCGCCGCTGAAGGAAAAGGAAGCGTGGGATCCTGACCGAAAGAAGAGGACCGCGTTGCAGGCCACGTTGCGCGCGAAGCTGCCGGAGCTCTCGATCAATCTCGGTGGCACGACATCGATCGACGTGACCAGAGCAGGGATCGACAAGGGCTATGGCCTGAAGCGCCTGAGTGCCGAGAGCGGTGTCCCGCTCGACGGGATGCTGTTCATTGGGGATGCGATATTCCCCGGTGGGAATGACTATCCCGCTGCTGAAATCGGCCTCGACACAGTGAGGGTGCGCGACGTCGCGGAAACCACCGCCGTCGTGACCGCCATCATCGCGTGTCTGCACCGATAG
- a CDS encoding IS110 family transposase, translating into MSISKFVGLDVHKETIAVALADDGRTGEIRFYGTIPNTQDSIRRLVARLSSPDVALHFCYEAGGCGYGIHRQLVDLGAECSVIAPSVMPRKPADRIKTDRRDAMTLARLLRSGELTAIWVPDEAHEAIRDLIRGRRQAKHDLVAGRQMLLSFLLRHGRKFAGRSNWTKAHWRWLGEQAFDAPHQQFVFGESIRRIEEAQQRCDRLDAMLVEALPYWSLAPLVQALQALRGVGLIVAATLVAEIGDLGRFDTPKQLMGWLGLVPSEASSGARTRRGAITKTGNREARAMLVEAAWSYRLPAREERRYRARVEGLPDEVKAIAWKAQVRLCQRYRMLAASGKPLPKVITAIARELVGFVWDIGRRMQPA; encoded by the coding sequence ATGTCGATCAGCAAGTTTGTCGGTCTCGATGTCCATAAAGAGACGATTGCAGTTGCGCTCGCCGATGACGGTCGGACTGGAGAAATCCGGTTCTACGGGACCATACCCAACACGCAGGATTCGATCCGGCGTCTGGTGGCCCGACTGAGCAGCCCGGATGTCGCGCTGCATTTCTGTTATGAAGCAGGCGGCTGTGGCTACGGAATTCATCGTCAGTTAGTCGATCTGGGGGCGGAATGTAGCGTGATTGCGCCATCGGTCATGCCGCGCAAACCTGCGGACCGGATAAAGACCGACCGACGTGACGCGATGACGCTCGCCCGATTGCTACGGTCTGGTGAATTGACGGCGATCTGGGTCCCGGACGAGGCACACGAGGCTATCCGTGATCTGATTCGTGGGCGACGCCAGGCGAAACACGATTTGGTTGCTGGCCGGCAGATGTTGTTGAGCTTCCTTCTGCGCCATGGGCGCAAGTTCGCCGGTCGATCCAATTGGACCAAGGCGCACTGGCGCTGGCTCGGTGAGCAGGCGTTTGATGCACCTCACCAGCAATTCGTATTCGGCGAGAGCATCCGCCGGATCGAGGAAGCACAGCAGCGCTGCGACCGACTGGATGCAATGCTGGTGGAGGCATTGCCCTATTGGTCGCTGGCGCCGTTGGTTCAGGCTCTGCAGGCCTTGCGGGGTGTCGGCTTGATTGTCGCCGCCACCTTAGTTGCAGAAATAGGCGACCTTGGTCGGTTCGATACCCCAAAACAGCTCATGGGTTGGCTGGGGCTGGTCCCGTCTGAAGCGTCGAGTGGTGCCCGGACGCGCCGAGGCGCAATAACGAAGACCGGCAACCGCGAAGCGCGAGCAATGTTGGTGGAGGCGGCCTGGTCCTATCGACTGCCAGCGCGGGAAGAACGCCGCTATCGAGCCCGGGTCGAGGGACTGCCGGATGAAGTCAAAGCCATCGCCTGGAAAGCACAAGTCCGACTGTGCCAGCGCTACCGGATGTTGGCTGCGTCCGGGAAGCCCTTGCCGAAGGTCATCACGGCGATCGCTCGCGAATTGGTGGGATTTGTCTGGGACATCGGGCGACGTATGCAGCCCGCATGA
- a CDS encoding cation transporter, producing MIPGNDNNGGQERRTLWIVLLLNAAIAAGFFVSGFFADSSALIANGVDNLSDTAVYALSLVALTRGQTWKTRAAVASGVMLLIFAGGILIDVGRRYVQGSEPIGPTMMVMSAIAGVVNYLCLRLLQRLKDPDVNLRAATTFSFNDFISNGGILIAGVLVLWLGTNWPDLLVGFATAIIAIKGGVEILRDARAETKKSERRSS from the coding sequence ATGATCCCGGGCAACGACAACAATGGCGGGCAGGAGCGCCGCACACTGTGGATCGTCCTGCTGCTGAACGCGGCGATCGCTGCGGGCTTCTTCGTTTCCGGCTTCTTCGCGGACTCGAGCGCGCTGATCGCCAACGGCGTCGACAACCTGTCCGATACGGCTGTGTATGCGCTGAGCCTTGTGGCGCTCACCCGGGGCCAGACATGGAAGACACGCGCCGCGGTCGCTTCGGGCGTCATGCTGCTGATCTTCGCGGGCGGCATCTTGATCGATGTCGGACGGCGCTACGTGCAGGGCAGCGAGCCCATCGGACCTACCATGATGGTCATGTCCGCGATCGCCGGCGTCGTGAATTACCTCTGCCTGCGGCTGCTCCAGCGCCTCAAGGATCCGGACGTCAATCTCCGGGCCGCAACCACCTTCAGCTTCAACGACTTCATTTCCAACGGCGGCATCCTGATCGCCGGCGTGCTGGTGCTGTGGTTGGGTACCAATTGGCCGGACCTGCTGGTCGGCTTCGCCACCGCCATCATCGCCATCAAGGGCGGTGTCGAAATCCTGCGCGACGCGCGCGCCGAAACCAAGAAAAGCGAAAGGAGGTCGTCATGA
- a CDS encoding SRPBCC domain-containing protein, which yields MPRTITSSMLHGGPLRIWSALTDPDHRRAWSPLVFLDDPSRLGDTECTFAIQGITRPIRTPARIDRFDKPHAFAWSCGIPYLFTLEERYELAGDDGGTRLTHSCTLRGALSLPFAAMMLRRLRSLMVESDDRLATYLRWRVGQPARAINRQRVPFRYRRKAR from the coding sequence ATGCCTCGCACCATAACCAGCTCGATGCTTCACGGCGGGCCACTGCGCATCTGGTCGGCACTCACCGATCCGGATCATCGCCGGGCGTGGAGTCCGCTCGTATTTCTCGATGATCCGTCCCGGCTCGGCGACACAGAATGCACCTTTGCGATCCAGGGCATCACCCGGCCAATTCGGACGCCAGCACGGATTGATCGATTCGATAAACCGCACGCCTTCGCTTGGTCCTGCGGCATCCCCTATCTGTTCACGCTCGAAGAGCGGTACGAGCTGGCGGGGGACGATGGCGGCACCAGGCTAACGCATAGCTGCACGCTGCGCGGGGCGCTCTCCCTGCCGTTCGCGGCGATGATGTTGCGCCGCCTGCGATCCCTGATGGTCGAATCTGACGATCGCCTCGCAACCTATCTCCGCTGGCGGGTAGGTCAGCCTGCCCGGGCTATCAATCGTCAGCGCGTCCCCTTCCGCTACAGGAGGAAGGCGCGATGA
- a CDS encoding recombinase family protein has protein sequence MLIGYARVSKADGSQSLDLQHDALRAAGVEPGNIYDDRASGSRDDRPGLAACLKSLRDGDVLIVWKLDRLGRTLTHLVSTVQNLSDRGIGLRVLTGKGAQIDTTTPSGRMVFGIFATLAEFERDMIRERTMAGLAAARARGRKGGRKFALSKAQVRLAQAAMAQRDTSVSDLCKELGIERVTLYRYVGPNGELRDYGQRVLAAKTR, from the coding sequence ATGCTGATCGGCTACGCCCGCGTGTCCAAAGCCGACGGCTCGCAGTCGCTCGACCTGCAGCACGATGCCCTTCGCGCTGCCGGTGTCGAGCCAGGCAATATCTATGATGATCGTGCATCCGGTAGCCGTGATGATCGCCCCGGTCTTGCCGCCTGCCTGAAATCGTTGCGCGACGGCGATGTCCTCATCGTTTGGAAGCTCGACCGGCTCGGCCGAACGCTCACCCACCTGGTCAGCACGGTGCAGAATCTGTCGGATCGCGGTATCGGTCTGCGGGTGCTCACCGGCAAGGGCGCGCAGATCGACACCACGACGCCATCGGGCCGGATGGTGTTCGGCATTTTTGCCACACTGGCGGAGTTTGAGCGGGATATGATCCGCGAGCGCACCATGGCTGGCCTGGCCGCTGCCCGCGCGCGGGGACGCAAGGGTGGCCGCAAGTTCGCCCTCTCCAAGGCCCAGGTGCGGCTCGCTCAGGCTGCTATGGCCCAACGCGACACGTCCGTTTCCGACCTCTGCAAGGAACTCGGGATCGAGCGCGTCACTCTCTACCGCTATGTCGGTCCCAACGGGGAACTCCGGGATTACGGTCAGCGCGTGCTTGCTGCCAAAACGCGATGA
- a CDS encoding GNAT family N-acetyltransferase, translating into MMMTGAPIKLTQADAADVADLYNRCSDYFLLQDGAAPTLDDARELFSDVPPEKSAHNQAVLGWKGPGGLYAIAAILRDYPRDGTWYLGFMIVDAAQRGRGVGRSIYSTVESWAAARGATEIRLAVLEANEAAERFWRSLGFIEYRRVGPDTFKMRSHRRIELSRRLSGATVEGSNK; encoded by the coding sequence ATGATGATGACGGGAGCCCCGATCAAACTTACCCAAGCGGACGCCGCAGACGTTGCAGACCTGTACAACCGTTGCAGCGACTATTTCCTGTTGCAGGACGGGGCCGCGCCCACGCTGGACGATGCTCGCGAGCTTTTCTCCGATGTGCCGCCCGAAAAGAGCGCCCACAATCAAGCTGTCCTGGGATGGAAGGGGCCTGGCGGCCTATATGCAATCGCGGCCATCCTCCGCGATTATCCGCGTGATGGCACATGGTATCTCGGCTTCATGATCGTAGATGCCGCACAGCGTGGTCGTGGCGTCGGACGCTCAATTTACTCGACGGTCGAAAGCTGGGCCGCTGCGAGAGGTGCCACAGAGATTCGGTTGGCCGTGCTGGAAGCGAATGAAGCGGCAGAGCGATTTTGGCGTTCTCTCGGCTTCATTGAGTATCGGCGCGTTGGGCCAGACACCTTCAAAATGCGTAGCCATCGCCGGATAGAACTGAGCCGTCGCCTTTCTGGCGCGACCGTAGAAGGCAGCAACAAGTAA
- a CDS encoding heavy metal translocating P-type ATPase yields the protein MNDKLELDIPVLLPDLPDAADACLDRLVSTLSKREGVERAHVICLDGNTPAALCIHFDAAKLPLPRLREMVRAAGAEITERYGHAIWQVTGINHERRARTVSDALCALPGVVQASASTSGSVRVEYDRRETTEEEVRAALRKLKVRVGKRVAADEHAGHDHGPGGHGAGEEKHGPGDGHDHSHAEFLGPNTELIFALACGALLGIGYAIERLVAGAPEWLPTACYIAAYFFGGFFTLREAIDNLRMKKFEIDTLMLVAAAGAAALGAWAEGALLLFLFSLGHALEHYAMGRAKKAIEALAKLAPETATVRRGGQTSEIPVEQMVVGDIAIVRPNERLPADGFVIKGTSAINQAPVTGESIPVDKVPVADAAAARAKPDAVDAESRVFAGTINGGGAIEIEVTRRSNESALAKVVKMVSEAETQKSPTQRFTDRFERIFVPAVLVLSVLLLFAWVVVDEPFRDSFYRAMAVLVAASPCALAIATPSAVLSGVARAARGGVLVKGGAPLENLGSLKAIAFDKTGTLTEGRPRITDVVPVDGADEGELLALAVAVEALSDHPLAQAIVKDGRERLNDRAVPTAGDLKSLTGRGVTASVDGETVWIGKAEMFGSEGIPALGQGAQDAIAKLRENGRTTMVVRKGDRDLGAIGLMDTPREAAKTALRRLHEMGVSRMIMISGDHQKVAEAIADEVGIDEAWGDLMPEDKVAAIKKLAGEDKVAMVGDGVNDAPAMASATVGIAMGAAGSDVALETADVALMADDLAHLPFAVGLSRHTRGIIRQNVFVSLGVVAFLVPATILGLGIGPAVAVHEGSTLLVVINALRLLAYRDPAGKAA from the coding sequence ATGAACGACAAGCTCGAACTCGACATTCCAGTGTTGTTGCCGGACCTTCCTGACGCGGCCGATGCCTGCCTGGACCGTCTCGTATCAACCCTGTCAAAGCGCGAAGGTGTCGAGCGGGCGCATGTGATCTGTCTCGACGGCAACACGCCAGCGGCGCTGTGCATCCATTTCGATGCCGCCAAGCTGCCGCTGCCACGGTTGCGCGAAATGGTGCGCGCCGCAGGTGCCGAAATCACCGAGCGCTACGGCCATGCGATCTGGCAGGTGACGGGGATCAACCACGAACGTCGGGCGCGCACGGTCAGCGATGCGCTGTGCGCCTTGCCCGGCGTGGTCCAGGCAAGCGCCAGCACCAGCGGGTCTGTCCGGGTCGAATATGATCGCCGCGAAACCACCGAAGAGGAGGTGCGCGCTGCGCTTCGCAAGCTGAAGGTGAGGGTGGGCAAGCGGGTCGCTGCCGATGAACATGCCGGCCACGACCACGGCCCCGGGGGCCACGGCGCGGGCGAAGAGAAGCACGGCCCCGGCGATGGCCACGACCATAGCCACGCCGAATTTCTCGGCCCCAATACCGAGCTGATCTTCGCGCTCGCCTGTGGCGCGCTGCTGGGGATCGGCTACGCGATCGAGAGGCTGGTCGCTGGCGCGCCCGAATGGCTGCCGACCGCCTGCTATATCGCAGCCTATTTCTTCGGCGGATTCTTCACGCTGCGCGAGGCGATCGACAACCTCCGGATGAAGAAGTTCGAGATCGACACGCTGATGTTGGTCGCTGCGGCCGGCGCCGCTGCGCTGGGCGCATGGGCCGAAGGTGCGCTGCTGCTGTTCCTGTTCAGCCTCGGCCATGCGCTTGAGCATTATGCAATGGGCCGCGCCAAGAAGGCGATCGAGGCGCTGGCGAAGCTCGCGCCCGAAACCGCGACCGTGCGACGCGGCGGGCAGACCAGCGAAATCCCGGTCGAGCAGATGGTCGTCGGGGACATTGCCATCGTCCGCCCGAACGAGCGCCTGCCTGCCGACGGCTTCGTCATCAAGGGCACCAGCGCGATCAACCAGGCCCCGGTCACGGGTGAAAGCATCCCGGTCGACAAGGTGCCGGTCGCAGATGCCGCAGCGGCACGCGCCAAGCCCGATGCAGTCGACGCGGAAAGCCGGGTTTTTGCTGGTACGATCAACGGCGGCGGCGCGATCGAGATCGAGGTGACACGCCGTTCCAATGAAAGCGCGCTTGCCAAGGTCGTGAAGATGGTGAGCGAAGCGGAGACGCAGAAGTCGCCGACGCAGCGCTTCACCGACCGGTTCGAACGGATCTTCGTGCCCGCCGTCCTGGTCCTGTCAGTGCTCCTGCTGTTCGCATGGGTGGTCGTCGACGAGCCGTTCCGCGACAGCTTCTATCGCGCGATGGCGGTGCTGGTGGCGGCAAGCCCGTGCGCGCTCGCGATCGCAACGCCGAGCGCGGTCCTGTCGGGCGTTGCCCGTGCAGCGCGGGGCGGCGTGCTCGTGAAGGGCGGTGCACCGCTCGAAAACCTCGGGTCGCTCAAAGCGATCGCTTTCGACAAGACGGGCACGCTGACCGAAGGTCGTCCGCGCATCACTGATGTCGTGCCCGTCGATGGCGCCGATGAAGGCGAGTTGCTGGCGCTGGCTGTCGCCGTCGAAGCGTTGAGCGACCATCCCCTGGCCCAAGCGATCGTCAAGGACGGCCGCGAACGTCTGAACGATCGTGCCGTGCCGACTGCCGGCGACCTCAAGAGCCTGACCGGTCGGGGCGTCACCGCGAGCGTGGATGGCGAGACGGTGTGGATCGGCAAGGCCGAGATGTTCGGAAGTGAGGGCATTCCGGCGCTGGGGCAGGGCGCGCAGGACGCAATCGCGAAGCTGCGCGAGAACGGCCGCACGACAATGGTGGTCCGCAAGGGGGACCGCGACCTGGGCGCGATCGGCCTGATGGACACGCCTCGCGAAGCTGCCAAGACCGCGTTGCGTCGGCTGCACGAGATGGGCGTGTCGCGGATGATAATGATCTCCGGCGATCACCAGAAAGTCGCCGAAGCGATCGCCGACGAAGTCGGGATCGACGAAGCGTGGGGCGACCTCATGCCCGAAGACAAGGTTGCCGCGATCAAGAAGCTCGCCGGCGAAGACAAGGTCGCGATGGTGGGCGACGGCGTGAACGATGCGCCGGCGATGGCAAGCGCCACGGTCGGCATCGCGATGGGCGCGGCGGGGTCGGACGTTGCGCTGGAGACAGCCGACGTGGCGCTGATGGCCGACGATCTGGCGCACCTGCCATTCGCAGTCGGTCTTAGCCGCCATACCCGTGGAATCATCCGGCAGAACGTCTTCGTCAGCCTGGGTGTCGTCGCCTTCCTGGTGCCTGCTACCATCCTCGGCCTCGGCATTGGGCCAGCGGTGGCGGTTCATGAGGGATCGACGCTGCTCGTCGTCATCAATGCGCTCAGGCTGCTCGCCTACCGCGATCCGGCAGGGAAGGCGGCATGA
- a CDS encoding alpha/beta fold hydrolase, which translates to MATFLLISGAWHASWCWERIAPLLRTSGHKVVAPDLLGMGPDPTPVSTVTLADWADQVAQLVREQDEPVILVGHSRGGIVISEVGERVPEHIDRLVYLSAFMLADGVSVAQASSRVPHTHQADVMERRPDNTTVIRQEAVGSTFYNTTPSEWVARAEAQVSAEPLSGLVTPVHVTEKRYGKIPRAYIECTEDRAVPLELQRAFQADLPCNSVITLETDHSPFYSAPELLVSALEGLVAPT; encoded by the coding sequence GTGGCCACTTTTTTACTGATATCGGGCGCTTGGCACGCTTCCTGGTGCTGGGAGCGCATTGCGCCTCTGCTTCGGACATCGGGTCACAAGGTCGTTGCGCCGGACCTCCTCGGCATGGGCCCCGACCCGACCCCCGTCTCCACTGTCACCTTGGCTGACTGGGCTGATCAGGTGGCTCAGCTTGTCCGGGAGCAGGACGAGCCTGTGATCCTCGTCGGCCACAGCCGTGGCGGCATTGTCATCAGCGAGGTGGGCGAGCGGGTTCCTGAGCACATCGATCGCCTGGTCTACTTGTCGGCCTTCATGTTGGCCGATGGCGTGTCGGTTGCGCAGGCGTCGTCGCGCGTTCCCCACACCCATCAGGCCGACGTGATGGAGCGCAGGCCCGACAACACGACGGTGATCCGGCAGGAAGCGGTGGGTTCGACCTTTTACAATACGACGCCCAGCGAGTGGGTCGCGCGCGCTGAAGCGCAGGTTTCGGCCGAGCCGCTCAGCGGACTGGTTACCCCTGTTCACGTCACTGAGAAGCGATACGGAAAAATACCGCGCGCTTACATCGAATGCACGGAAGACCGCGCCGTCCCGCTCGAACTCCAGCGCGCCTTCCAGGCCGACTTGCCCTGTAACAGCGTGATCACCTTGGAAACGGATCATTCGCCGTTCTACTCGGCGCCGGAGTTGCTCGTGTCGGCTCTGGAGGGCCTGGTGGCGCCGACGTAA
- a CDS encoding recombinase family protein, with protein MTTQIGYARVSKADGSQVHDLQRDALIAAGVDPEHIYEDAASGRLDKRPGLDACLKALRRDDTLVIWKLDRLGRDLRHLVNTVGDLTKRGIGLKVLAGEGASIDTTTANGRLIFAIFAGLAEFERELIVERTKAGLASARARGRNGGRPFKMTPAKLRLAQAAMGKPETKVGELCLELGVTRQTLYRHVTPNGQIRPDGEKLLGRRIVKRNVPT; from the coding sequence GTGACAACGCAGATTGGTTACGCACGGGTGTCCAAGGCGGACGGCAGCCAGGTCCACGATCTCCAGCGCGACGCGCTCATCGCAGCCGGCGTCGATCCCGAGCATATTTATGAGGACGCCGCGTCGGGCCGACTGGATAAGCGACCGGGGCTTGATGCCTGCCTGAAGGCGCTGCGCCGCGACGACACGCTGGTCATATGGAAGCTCGACCGGCTCGGCCGCGATCTGCGCCACCTCGTCAACACGGTGGGCGACCTGACGAAGCGCGGTATCGGCCTCAAGGTGCTTGCCGGCGAAGGCGCATCAATCGACACCACGACTGCCAACGGCCGGCTGATCTTTGCGATCTTCGCCGGCCTCGCCGAGTTCGAGCGCGAGCTGATCGTCGAGCGCACCAAGGCGGGGCTGGCATCCGCTCGCGCTCGCGGCCGCAATGGCGGGCGGCCATTCAAGATGACACCTGCCAAGCTCAGGCTTGCGCAAGCCGCGATGGGCAAGCCCGAAACCAAGGTCGGCGAGCTGTGCCTCGAACTCGGCGTGACGCGCCAGACCCTATACCGGCATGTCACGCCCAACGGGCAGATCCGGCCTGATGGCGAGAAGCTGCTCGGTCGCAGAATTGTAAAACGCAACGTGCCGACCTGA